The proteins below are encoded in one region of Apium graveolens cultivar Ventura chromosome 4, ASM990537v1, whole genome shotgun sequence:
- the LOC141716629 gene encoding high-affinity nitrate transporter 3.1-like: protein MKLLTILFLALSSLSFFALSCYASGTLSALPNSLIVTSSPKAGQVLKAGELNITVTWSSNKTFRAGTDSTYKTVKVKLCYAPISQKDRGWRKTEDELKKDRTCQHKIVTKPYNASTNSFTWTIARDIPSATYFVRAYVFDAKDKEVAYGQATDDAKKTNLFEVEAITGRHASLDIASVCFSVFSVVSLAGFFYLEKRKARVPQQK, encoded by the exons ATGAAGCTCTTAACTATTTTGTTTTTAGCTTTAAGCTCACTTTCCTTCTTCGCGTTAAGCTGCTATGCTAGCGGAACTTTATCTGCCCTACCAAATTCACTTATTGTCACATCATCACCAAAAGCCGGACAAG TATTAAAAGCCGGGGAACTAAACATCACAGTGACATGGTCTTCCAACAAAACCTTCCGAGCTGGAACAGATTCGACATACAAGACTGTCAAGGTGAAGCTCTGTTATGCTCCCATCAGTCAAAAAGATCGTGGATGGCGCAAAACAGAAGATGAGCTTAAAAAGGACAGAACATGTCAACACAAGATTGTGACAAAACCATACAATGCTTCAACTAATTCTTTCACTTGGACTATAGCAAGAGATATCCCCTCGGCAACATACTTTGTCAGAGCTTATGTTTTCGACGCAAAGGATAAAGAAGTTGCATACGGCCAAGCCACTGATGATGCTAAGAAAACAAATTTGTTTGAGGTAGAGGCAATCACGGGACGCCATGCGTCCCTCGATATTGCATCTGTGTGCTTCTCTGTATTTTCTGTAGTGTCTTTGGCTGGTTTTTTCTACTTGGAGAAAAGAAAGGCAAGAGTTCCGCAGCAAAAGTGA
- the LOC141717639 gene encoding uncharacterized protein LOC141717639 has protein sequence MMQDQMGIPACFSSGERLGDDSRAVTRSGQSVFMSAYRTKIADQCRLITITWCKNLLLHGLSVSVEGPDGDSHYTCKVEVKPWCFWKKQGSKRFLVDGKPVDIFWDLKAAKFNGETEPSSEYYVAVICDEEVVLLLGDLKKDAYRKTGCRPALIDPILVSRKEHVFGKKKFLTRVKFHEKGRFHNISVECKNKRHNSGSNSLNGIDLEMEIKIDGHLVLVKHLQWKFRGNESIHLNKVRVELYWDVHDWLFSPGLRHALFIFKPSLLSSSSSSSLKASSPPFSSSLTSTPLSSKTGSSDSTEGIDGSTTGSSEFSLFLFAWKVE, from the coding sequence ATGATGCAAGACCAGATGGGAATTCCTGCTTGTTTTTCATCAGGGGAAAGGCTTGGTGATGATTCTCGTGCAGTGACTAGGTCAGGCCAGAGTGTATTCATGTCTGCATACAGGACTAAAATCGCGGATCAGTGTCGTTTGATCACAATTACATGGTGCAAGAATTTGTTACTCCATGGCCTATCTGTGTCAGTTGAAGGGCCAGATGGAGATAGCCATTATACATGTAAGGTTGAGGTGAAACCTTGGTGCTTTTGGaagaaacaaggctcgaagcGATTTTTAGTGGATGGTAAGCCTGTCGATATCTTCTGGGACCTTAAGGCTGCAAAATTTAACGGTGAAACAGAACCAAGCTCAGAGTATTATGTTGCTGTCATATGTGATGAAGAGGTTGTGCTACTTCTCGGAGATTTAAAGAAAGATGCATATCGAAAAACTGGATGCAGACCTGCTCTGATTGATCCTATATTGGTTTCGAGGAAGGAGCATGTGTTTGGAAAGAAGAAGTTTCTAACCAGAGTTAAATTCCATGAAAAAGGTAGATTTCATAATATTTCAGTTGAGTGCAAGAACAAGAGACACAATAGTGGCAGCAACTCTTTAAATGGGATTGATCTAGAAATGGAAATAAAAATAGATGGGCATTTAGTCCTTGTCAAGCATCTTCAATGGAAATTCAGAGGTAACGAATCGATTCATCTCAACAAAGTAAGAGTAGAATTGTATTGGGATGTTCATGATTGGCTTTTCAGTCCTGGTTTAAGACATGCATTGTTCATCTTTAAGCCAAGTTTGTTAtcctcctcctcatcatcatcattaaagGCCTCATCGCCACCATTTTCGTCCTCTTTGACATCGACACCATTGTCATCGAAGACGGGTAGTTCTGATTCAACCGAAGGTATAGATGGAAGTACTACAGGATCATCTGAGTTCTCCTTGTTTCTTTTTGCTTGGAAGGTTGAATAA